One Rhinoraja longicauda isolate Sanriku21f chromosome 14, sRhiLon1.1, whole genome shotgun sequence genomic window, CATCTAGTTACCCACAAGGATACTTTTAATAATGGCTCATTTGCAAGCTGAGTGCTTCAGATGCGAGCCCAGCAGCAAGCCTTCTGTGAACAGATGAAAATCCTGCAAAGGATGGCTAATTCATAAGCCTAAAAAATCTAATCCCTCGAAGTGACAGTAATGTGAGCCTCATTCCCCTTTGCTTGTGAACAAGGGATGTTGTTTTTAAACCATCTTATTACTCGTCAAACATGGGAAAGTGAGACACAGCCCTTCCCACATTGCTCTGTTCACACGACCTTTCACCCATCCCAAGGGACCAATGCACATACCCAAACTCCCCCTTCATTAAATGAACAATCCACCTGGGCTTCATGCAGACATGCTACCTACAAGACTTCTGTCATGTAGAAAGCTAGATTAGTTGATGACATACCTTTTTAGATGCCAAATATTCCATGCCTCGTGCCACTTGGTAAGCACTGGATACTAGATCTTTAAATGTTAATTGTTCATCTGGCACTTTGGTGATGTGAAAGTTGTAATCCATGCCAGGGGGCCGCCGAGCCCTGAGGTATTCCCGCAAGTTGCCTTTCGCTGCATACTCCACAATTACATACAGCAAACCTGGGTCACCAAAAAACAACTTTCACCATGGCACTCAGCATATAATAGTAGTTTTTTATGCTATTTGCACTATAAATTTGCTTATATCTCCAGATTATACCTGTCACGATACAGTCAAAATGTCATTATGCAAAGTTTATACCCGTACTTCACTACAGTATGCAACTTCTCAGATTTCCCGCTTTTTCAAAGCATTCGCTTCTATGGGTAATGCTGTTGCCAGCAGCTTATCAGTGTCACCATACTTCATATGTTATATTATAGCATTGTGTCCAATCATGAAAGCAATCAAAGCTCATCTTTGTCAAAATGTCAGTGCTTTTCAGTGGCCATCATAGAATGAGATTTCAAACATAAAGGAAACTCCAAAAATCACTTATTAAGTACTGATTAATATGCTTTAAATGTTGGAAGAAAACATCCCGTTCCATGCTAAAATAGGAATACAACACACTAGAAATGGAACATGCACAATCTTCTCCCATAGACAGGTAGTAGAGTCCAGCATATTTAATCAATGCAGTGATATATAGCACTAGTGGCTACATTAATATATCAGTGCACGTGATAATATATTGGAGCAAAGGTTTCATCTGTCTTCCATTGTCCATGCAATCTTACAATGTCTAATGATGGGGTATCAATTGTACTATTTTATATCTGTGTAATGAACATTCTAGTATCTACATACGACGTTATGCACTATAGTTTTGCATGTATAAAATTATTGAATTTTATTATCCTGTGTGGTCCTCACAACATACATTGTGTACTAATCAGTCATTTATCAATACATGAATTTCTTTTCCACAGAAATTctccatatactcaccatcctGCGTGCAGGCACCAAGCAAGTTAATAATATTTTTATGCTTATCCATCATCTTCATCATCTCCATTTCTGAGATAAGATCTGCCAGGTCTTTCTCTGTAGCATCATCTGGAAATAAGAGTTTTAAaacgttactagaccaagtggacccaaacgactcctgcattagtgcaacaccctctcctcccccactcaccccttccctctcctccctacgaccctcccctcctcctccccctccccttgccctccccccctccatccctcctccacccctccctcccctcccccacccctccaccttcctcctacctccctcccccctagagTTGCCTCACctacattggtacagcaccctcccctccctcctcccctcccgggAACAACCCGCGGATGCCGTAGCagcctgcctcccggcccgggcagccaccattagtagagtgggggtgggggggggggaagagagtcctATCCcatcccggtgcggggatgttcaacGGTAGACGGCGGCGGATCTCCCACTGTTgttgagccgctggactctgggcggcgtggggaaggtgctgagccggctggggagaggaggggggaacagcggagccgagggcaggcccagcgccaggcccaggcctcggcctcaccaacgcccggcctcaccgctgtggctgctgctgccgcctttccctttggcccacctcaggctcgcggttacccggtcatgtccaggcccaggctccgactGCTTCCCACGGCACCAGACCTGGCTCTCCTGCCGCTAATGAGCCGTCAAACCCGCCCCCAAAAGACAggtggccgagccctgctcaacgggccccaactgcgcgggCACGAACGCGTTTGTTCTACGCACACGTGGATACGGCagtcatcttacgtaagtaccagatcaacgaaGCCCCAATTGCGCATGcagttttttaaaactttaaaatgtgaataatttttttaaatacaacactgatttcaatgcaacttcttccataggaccacgggaagatggtaaggtgggtctaaaactgtctcgctatcgtgtaccgttttggctgtagttcaggaacaagcgaacaaactagagttttagtatatagatatatttaACAGCTTTCTTTGCATTGATTTTATCAAATGACTAAGCAAATAAAATTATTACCATCTCCAACTTAGAACAATCAGAGAGGGGTTGCATAGAATTACTTGGATTATACAACTTCATCAAATAAATGTTTACTTAATTATTTTACTGGGATAATTTAGATAATAGACTGAACcatcaatccattccctccacagaagctgcctgacctgcttagttcctGCAGCACAgttttttttgctcatgattccagcatatgcagtttattgtgtctcTGGACTACCATGTTTTTTTTTCTGAACCCAGCAACAACCTAGAATACAGAGTTTCATATTTTTCTCACCTTTCAGTGATTTCACAGCCACAGTAATTGGTTTGTCTGGATTGTCTTTATTTAACCCGTATGCCTCTGCTTTGACTACCTGTCCAAAACAGCCCTCTCCGAGGGGTTTCCCCAGTACCAGtctggaaaataaaataaataccaagttgcaaagatacacacaaagccTGCTCATGCATATTCCCAGGCTGTCTGAATTctttattttcaatttttctCTTTGATGAATATCTTTAGGAAAATCAAATTTAATAAAATATACACGAGAACAGATCCACAATACGAACCATTTGCAGAAGATGTCAAAATGCTCTAAACTGCTCTTACAGCAATTGACAATATGGGAGGATAGTTTGATTCATGTTCTGTTTAGACACATTTACGTAAGCCATTAGTCCAGTTTACTACGAGATGAGAAGTGTGATATTCCATAAGCAGCCTCATCCTACTAATGTTCCACTTACTTATCACGATGGAATTCCCATTTTGGATCCATTGGTAACTCAAACTCCACAACACCAGCCAGCATGGGTGTGCCACTGGAAGACAGACGTGCTACCCTGACCAGGGAGGCATTTGACTTCATTGAAGAATTGGATTCTCGTGAAAACTAAAAAAACgcaatgaaataaattatttggCTGTGTGAAGTAAAACATTTCTTCATATTCACAAATCTCCACATGTTTGTGAAGATTGGTCTTGCTATGATGATATCAGTGCATTTTGACAAAAGGATACAATGTactggacaaacagcatctctagagaacatcgataggtgacatttcgggttgggaccctccttgagACCTTAATCTGATTTTAGCAGATCTATGATCGGCCCTTTGGATACACTGCAAGAGTGATTGGACAGTTTCGCTTTATGATGTTAATGAGGGTGCATTTTGACCTAACTGGATGCTGTTGGTGTACTTTGGCTGTAATGTGATTGTGCTGGTCTGCTCTGGTTGCACTGACATAACATTGGTGCACTTTAGCTATATAAAATTGATGGTATAATTTGGTGAAGTTTTATTTTCTATGATGGGGCTGATGCACTATGGTTGAACTATTATATAGTTAGTGCAATGTATTGCATAGAGATGCCGTTTGATTCTCTTTATTGTGATATGTTGGAAGATAAATCCTACCATGGTACAATCAAAGTTGAAAAAGCTGTTATGTCATTCAACATTACAAGTTATTATTGGTGATTTTTCTTATGCTATAGTACTGATGTATTGATTACTTTTTCAGGTATCTACATCTCCGCAATAAACTGTTGAAATTAATGCATCACTAGCTGTGGGTTGGAGACGGCATGATCAGCAATCTTGGACCTCAGTAAAGTCTCAACCTGTATTCCAAACTGGAATATAGTAACTCAAATCATGGTGGGCAGGGTGGGGTCAGACTCTGAAAAGATGTCTTCCACCACCACAATGGCAGAACAGCCTGCCAAATCATCAATTCTAAGCAAGGTGTGAATGGTCTGTGGTGCCCATGTAACCCGTTACTAACAGGAATTGACAGTTCCAGAGCTGAACAAAAACAAAAGCAGGAGCAACATGTTGTAAAACACACCCACCCAATGTTCAATTGAATTGCTGTTGCCTTGTAGTAATATATTTTGTAAGCATTATTCTGCCCTGTTGAATGATGCGAGGTGCTCAGGTTTTTACCTGTCTTTTAAAAGGGAACTTGGAAAGTTTCTGCACAGGAAGTGGGTCAAAGGCCCTTTTGGTGGAATTTGCCTGCATCCTGCACAGTATGACGATGACCACTGACAAGATGATGGCCAAAGATGTAGCAGCATAAATCAAGATGTCCGTATATTTTGTCCCGGAGGTGTCAATTATTTTCGGTGACTCTTCATCTGTGAAATAATGGAAAGAACAGTTTCCATGAATAATCTTCACCAAGCTACAGATATTATTGAAGTCACTGCTAAAAGTATGTGAAACGACACGCAAAAACTCAGCGTCTTTGGCACCTAACTCCAAGTCTGTTCTTAAACTGCAATAAAGATGCTGTACAGACCGATAATTGGCTCGTCTCCTTTATAAAATCATATTGTCTTCAGCCAAGGGTCCATTTTCCCCCTTGGTGCCAGTAAGATTGGCAGAGGCAGAATTATATGTTGGCTGGCTGTATCGCATGTTCCCTCATCTCACAACAGACATGCCCACCCTGGCAGTATAGTGatatatcatggaaacaggcccttcggcccaccgagtccgcgccaaccaacaatcacacgtacaccagttcttccctacacactggggacaatttacagaagcgaattaacctacaaacctgcacatctctggaatgtgagaggaagcgAGAGAACCCACAGAAAAAtcatgcagtctcagggagaacgtgcaaactccacacagaccgcacccaAGGTcacgatcgaatctgggtctctggtgctgggagtcaccaactctaccgttgcgccattgtgctgcccgtaTTGGTGAGGATCTCATTCACATTCAAAGGTCGCAGCAGAATATAATTAAAATTGGGGAAATTGTACAGGGCCAAACCTGACAAATGGATATGGTGACAGTCAATGCCATGGCCACGCTGAATATTTATGTGGTTTTATACTGCTGATGCTGATTGCTGCTCCTCCCAATCTTACAATAAAAACTCTCATTTCACCATTCCCAGTCCTGTCCCTTTCACCCAGTGCCAGGATTTTTTTGGCATTCTATTGTGTTCATGGTACATTAGACCATTCTGTTGTGTTCATGGTATTCTTGGCTTGCTGTTCCAACATCCAGCCCACCCTTGTCCACTTTTGGAGCAGTATTTCAATGTTTAAGCGGGGTCTAGAAAGGCATATGGCCCAGGTTGCGGGATCCAAGACAGCCTCCCTCTTGTTTGCATACTGGTATGGATACAATAAAATGTTTAGCCCTGTTTAAGTCATTATACAACCTATATTTATTGTACTACGCACCTGGTAAAACTGTCAGCCAGGCTGAGTGGTAAGAGATCCCAATAGAATTGCCGGCCAAACAGGTGTACTTTCCTGCATCTTCAAATGTGATATTATGCAAGTAAAGAACTTCAATTTCAGTGCTGTTAATATCAGCAGTCTGTGAAGagtgagaaaaaatatataaactgaTTAAGGAATAGTGTTCTGCAGAGGACATGCTCTGCAGGTGCATAGTATTAGATTACACAGATGAAATAGGAAATAACTGGGTTATTCAAAGCTCTAGGAGCACAGCTTTGTGCCAATATAATAACAATGGGACCCTACTGTAAAGGTTATTTGAGAAGCAGCGTGTCCACTTAGCGCACTATTGACTTCAGGGTTTTATAGAACTTAATGCAACTTTATTTTTTGAACCACATACGTACCTTTAAAACCTGGACATATGGGGCCTCATCGGGACCATATCTACTGCCATTCACCTCCACATGTTTCAGCCATTGGATGTGAGGCTGGGCATCACTGAAAACCCTGCAGTGAAACTCCACATTGCTGCCCACAACTGCAGATTTGTTGGCTGGCAGGCCGACCTGCAGGATAGGCCGATGAGGAGACCTCTCTGTGTGTCAGAAAAGGTATAAAACATGAACATTCAAAATACTGCTTGCACCATGCAATTTTGAAAATTTGTGAATAGATACTTTTTATTTTAACCTTGGCATTTCTTATGTTGATAATCTGGAGTCACCCATAATATATAATGGGGAGAAAGTGGCATAACTCACTATttcttgctttcagtttatcaaaTTTGCTAATTGCAACAAATCTCATTTACTCCTtccatttttaaagtaatttccAGCAGAAATTGTTTAACATTGTTCCCAATTCCCAATGGTGGATAGATATGGCTTACAGATAAGCAAGCAATGTGACATAGCAAGTCAGAACTCTCTTAATAGTTTTCAATATATCAGTTAACAATGCTGGGGACTTTGATGTTTCTTTGAAGTCCCACTTCAGATATCGTGGTCAAACCTTAAGCTGACTAACTGCACCATAACAACATCTCAGGTCAACCAGAAGCATCAAGTCGACTCAGATCCAAAGACAACACTAATAAGTCCAATACAAACACCTGGTTTTCAAGGAAATTTTCGAATCATTTGTAGACATTTACTTCTTTTTGATTGTTATCAATTATTTGGAATTTAGACATAATTGAACCTGTATTCCAAAAGCAATAATCTTACATTATCAGAATGACATCAATCAGCTCCCATTTACCTATAATTATCTTATTTTTAttcaaaggttttttttaatgtaattataTTTATCCCATTTTTGTGGCACAATGCTTAGCTTGAAAGTACTGAGCAAAACAAACTGCTCTTAATCTGGCTCAACAATATATATTGCTTTGGATCTGCAGACTACAATTTCAGTATCCACAATAATTATGAACTGGGAGTGCGAAAGCTACCAACACATACTATTATTGATTTCAAGATCAGTGAAGCCAAAATATATGCAGAACAGACCACACTAAACTGGAGCATACAGATTTCTGTTGCCAATGAAAGTGGATTTTATGCTCATTCCATTCAAATGACATGCACATTTTAATAGagaatgaaatatatattttagggCAATGCATTATAAAATGTTGAGCCATTGAGGTTCATAAAATTTATAAAGGTATAGTTGAATAAACATCATTTCTACCCAATTCCTAAACCAAAATGCAACTTTCCGAATAGTTGAATTCTTACCCAGAACTTCCAATTGGTAACTGTGGTTAATGCTGCCATACTTGTTCTCCACCACACAGGTATAGTTACCCCGGTCAGAAGGTACAACACTCTCCATCACGAGGCTCCAGCGATGATGGCGTAACTGAAGGATAAGTGAGATTAAAACGTATCAGAAGAGAGGCAAACAAGCCTATTGAAGGCACATAAACAAACCCAGTGAACTGAATACAAACCGTCAAACCAGGATTTTCAGATTGCATGTCTTTTATAATATCTTCATTTTACTATCTAAGCCATGGGAACATCTTGAGATCCGAGTTAGGATATGAACAAGAaattctctggtgctgtctgtatgaagtttgcatgttttcactGGGTACTCCAATTTAATCCCACATCCAAAAAAAAatccaggtttgtacattaaaagAGCCCTTAGTGTGGTGGGTGGTAGAATTTATGGGTATGTTGATGAGATCAAGTTACAGCAAACATTGAGGTAATGAGATAGCTTTAAGAGATGGCATTGACTCAATTGGATGAATGGCCTCCTGGTACATTGTAAGGAAATATGGAAGAAGGGTTATTCTGCAAATGTTTACTAACTAGTGGCTATTGGGCAGTGCTGAGATCTCTTAATAATGGGATCCTAGATATATTTCATTTGCCAATGTTTTTTGGGGAAGTGTTTACTACATTAGGTGATACATAGAAAACCAGGTTTGCCAAACAATATTTGATGTTATTTTAATCACTCAAGGTACCAGGGTCATTACCAATTTGGTTAGTGGACAAAAGAAGGCCGTTGTAACCTCCCTGGTTTCACACAGCAGAGACTGGCAACAGGGTAGTTTACATTCACCTCAGCTGCCTCCTACATCAATATAGTTCCTACCATTAGGGTTACAAAAACTTTTCTAATTTGTCCTTGTTCATCCatcaaaagatttaaaaaaatacacagaCTGTCTTATATCTAAGAAAGTAGTGTCTGAAATGTTCACAAATAGTGAATTGGATTAACTATATCAGTAATTCGGTTTGGTGATCTTGACACAAAGAACTAGTTGTTGTTCTTCAAAACGTACATGTTAATTTACTGGAACAGCTGCCAGAGGTCTGGACTGTTGATGTAAAGATGAGAGTTCAAATCTCATCTTGGCAATTGGAGAATT contains:
- the LOC144600163 gene encoding fibroblast growth factor receptor 4-like isoform X2 encodes the protein MSHVLCHLCLCVFTLLTPTTSRPTVSQLEENNSQLELFNNEAAESQDHILLDLHDGLKLTCGTNQSENINWYKEDKQILPSERVHIARKVLEIVETTYNDSGLYLCVVRGTGKILKNFTVTVADSLSSGDDDEDGGSDDSALEASDGRSFSQKGTPYWTHFERMEKRLHVVPAANTVKFRCPAAGNPLPIIRWLKNGREFRGEQRIGGIKLRHHRWSLVMESVVPSDRGNYTCVVENKYGSINHSYQLEVLERSPHRPILQVGLPANKSAVVGSNVEFHCRVFSDAQPHIQWLKHVEVNGSRYGPDEAPYVQVLKTADINSTEIEVLYLHNITFEDAGKYTCLAGNSIGISYHSAWLTVLPDEESPKIIDTSGTKYTDILIYAATSLAIILSVVIVILCRMQANSTKRAFDPLPVQKLSKFPFKRQFSRESNSSMKSNASLVRVARLSSSGTPMLAGVVEFELPMDPKWEFHRDKLVLGKPLGEGCFGQVVKAEAYGLNKDNPDKPITVAVKSLKDDATEKDLADLISEMEMMKMMDKHKNIINLLGACTQDGLLYVIVEYAAKGNLREYLRARRPPGMDYNFHITKVPDEQLTFKDLVSSAYQVARGMEYLASKKCIHRDLAARNVLVTEDNVMKIADFGLARGVNNIDYYKKTTNGRLPVKWMAPEALFDRVYTHQSDVWSFGVLMWEIFTLGGSPYPGIPVEELFKLLKEGHRMDKPSNCTHELYLLMRECWHAVSSQRPMFKQLVAELDKILSSLSDEYLDLSTPFEQYSPSCEDSNS